Within Candidatus Limnocylindrales bacterium, the genomic segment TCCTTAAAAAACCCAGACAAGTTCTGATTCCCATTATTCTCCTATTTTTAGGTTCGTTGGTTTTAATTCCGTTTATGGGTCGGGAGTTTCTCCCTATTGTAGACGAAGGGACTTTGTTGGTGAATGCAGTACTACCCCCGGGAACTTCCTTAGAGCAAACTCTGCAGGTCGGAGTACAGATTGAGAAGGCTCTCCATGAGTTTCCCGAAGTAGTTTCTACCACTAACCGTCTGGGTCGAGCCGAAGAAGATGAACATGCCGAAGGGGTTAATACCTCTGAAATTTTGGTAAGTCTCCTCCCGCCAGAAAAACGAAAGCGGTCCCGAGAAGAACTTCTTACTGCCATGCGGGAACGGCTCAAGGAGTTTCCAGGGGTTCTCATTACCATCGGACAACCCCTTCAACACCGTATTGATCATTTACTCTCTGGGGTCAATGCCCAGGTTGCCATCAAGCTTTTTGGTAATGATTTGAATGTCCTTCGGACCAAAGCGGAAGAGATTCATCGGGTTGTTTCTACCGTTCCAGGAGTTGCGGATCTCTTTGTAGAGCAACAGGTGGAGGTACCTCAGCTCAAGATTCAGGTTGATCGAAAAGCTGTGGCTCGTTACGGCTTGACTATCGCAGACATCTCCCATTTTATTGAAACCGCTTTTAAAGGAGAAGCGGTAAGCCAGGTTCTCTTGGGACAACGGCAGTATGATCTGGTTGTGATCCTGGATGAAAAGAGTCGGGCGGACCTGGAAAAGCTCAAGAATCTGATTATACAGACCCCAACGGGATCTCGGGTTTCTTTGGAACAACTGGCAACGATACAGATAAACACCGGCCCTAATACCATCAATCGGGAAAATGTAGCCCGACGTATAGTGATTCAGAGTAACGTATCCGGGCGAGATCTGGGAGGATTTGTCCAGGAAGTTCAGCAGAAGATCGCAGATCAGGTAAAGCTCCCGGAAGGTTATTTTATTATCTATGGAGGGCAATTTGAAAGCCAGCAGCGTGCCTTCAAACGATTGGCTATCGAGTTTGTTCTGGTAACCCTTGTTATGTTCAGCTTGCTGTACATCAGCCTTCGCTCCGCCCCGCTGGCTATCGCCGTACTCCTGAATCTTCCTTTAGCTGTGGTAGGGGGGATTATCAGTGTATACCTGTCCGGTGGCGTACTTAACGTTTCCTCCCTGGTAGGTTTTATCTTGCTCTTCGGTATTGCCGTCCGAAATGGAGTACTTATGGTTTCCCATATTAACGATCTCCGATACCACGAGGGATTGGAATTGGATAAAGCTATCATACAAGGAGCCGAGGAGCGAATGACGCCGGTGTTGATGACGGCGCTGGCAACGGCTATGGGAATGGTTCCTTTGATCTGGGCACAGGGATCTGGATCAGAACTTCAGAAGCCTCTGGCTACAGTTATTGTAGGCGGAACCCTCTCGGCAACTGCTCTAACCCTGTTGGTATTACCTGTCTTGTACCGCCTGATAGAGGGACGTGGAAAGAAGGTAGAAAGTAAAAAGTCAGGAACTGGCGATCAGTTCACAGTTGTTAGCAGATAACCGGCTCGTCTCTAGGGTAGAGAACCCCCAGAGATCAGCTCTGTTAATAAGGAAAGGAGAAAACACTATGAAGTACTTACAACGATCTAAAATCTACTGCCCATTGATTGTATCAATCCTGTTTGCATTCAGCCCGGTATTCATCGCCCATTTAACCTGGTCTGCTCAAGAAACCGGTAAGGAAGGCCATACCGAGAAAGCGCCCCATCAGGGTCAACTGTTGGATACCGGGGAGAAACATGTGGAATTTTTAGTAAAAGGAGGAAAAGAAGTTTACGTCTATCTTTACGATAAAAACCTGAAACCCATTTCAGCGGAAGGGATCGAAGGAGTCGTTTATTTCAGATTAACAGATAACAGCAGAAGAGAATCCAAACTGGCCCCGGTCAAAGAAAAAGACACAACCTTCCTTAAGGGAAACGTAGACCTCGGGACGAAAGATTATAGTGAAGCCGTAGTCAGTTTAAAGAGAGGGGATAAGAAAGAGAATTTAAGGTTCGGCCATCCAGCCGGGCAAGAACATCATCAATAGAGGTAAATGGTAAGAGGGGATGAAGCCTGCCTTGACCAGGTTAAATTACCGAAAAGCCCTAGCGGGGCAACCTGTTTGTTACCCATAGGGTCCTACTCCCAGATCTTTTAGCTCCGTAGGAGCCTCTAAGGTTAAAACCTAATTTGACATTATCGAGCTACTAACCACGGTGGTAACTGAGGCTCTTCCCCTTGGAATTGGAAGTTATTTAAATAAGGTGTTAAATCAAGGAGGAAAAAAATTATGGGTTCAGACAAGTGGCTGGCTAATGTATACTCTGTACAAAAAGACGTGGTCGGCATCGTTCTTCCACTAAAGACTGAAAACCTTTCTAGATTTATTGAGCAAATTCAATGGATGAAGTTCTATGGCAAGTCCATATTCTTAGCAATTATCCTGGTGTGGTATATGATGTCTTTCTTTCCAGAAGTGGGAGCTCAAGAAAACCCACAAACCGTAACCTCTGAGCCCACCTTACGCCTTGAAGACCTGGAACAGAAGGCCTTGCAGAATAACCCGACTCTCGTTCAGGCGGAGGCTGTCATCCGCGTAGCCGAAGGACGAAGGATTCAGGCAGGTCTATACCCCAATCCAGTGATGGGCTACAGGGGTGAACAGCTCAGCTTGCGGGCTCCTTCAAAGACCAGTGAGCATATGTTCTTCCTGGAACAGCGTATCATTACGGCTGGAAAACTCAGGAAAGGTCGCAATGTTTTTGCTCAGGAAAAGGCTCAGGCTCAAGCTGAAGCAGAAGCCCAGAAACTTCGGGTGCTCAGTACCGTTCGTCTTCTCTATTATGAAGCCCTGGGGGCCCAACAGTTGATCGAGTTGCATAATCAACTGGTTAAAATCGCCCGGGAAGCAGTGGATATTTCTGAGCAGCTTTTCAACGTGGGTCAGGCTGATCAACCAGACGTCCTTGAGGCCCAGATTGAGGCACAGAGAGCCGAATTAGGTTTCAGGATAGCTGAAAATGATCGAGAGCGTATCTGGCAGCAATTAGCAGCCGCTGTGGGTGATCCATCCCTCAAGCCGACTCGATTGGTAGGGAATCTGGAAGAAGAGATACCGATGCTTAACCGGGAGGAAATCCTGGCCGCTCTTCTGCGTGAGAG encodes:
- a CDS encoding TolC family protein: MGSDKWLANVYSVQKDVVGIVLPLKTENLSRFIEQIQWMKFYGKSIFLAIILVWYMMSFFPEVGAQENPQTVTSEPTLRLEDLEQKALQNNPTLVQAEAVIRVAEGRRIQAGLYPNPVMGYRGEQLSLRAPSKTSEHMFFLEQRIITAGKLRKGRNVFAQEKAQAQAEAEAQKLRVLSTVRLLYYEALGAQQLIELHNQLVKIAREAVDISEQLFNVGQADQPDVLEAQIEAQRAELGFRIAENDRERIWQQLAAAVGDPSLKPTRLVGNLEEEIPMLNREEILAALLRESPEIKKAQARVEQARADLERARAEPTPDLLVRGAFGYNFEPLEALGGPTRLEGAIEVGVRVPLFNRNQGNVAAARAEVDRAEQEVKRLELALRANLALAFTRYLNALSMVQRYQKDILPPAQKAYELYLTRFREMAVAYPQVLIAQRTLFQVRVEYVRALVDLWQNVIQLRGLLLAGGLNAPDMSPTGGEIQTGETPGSSPGMPSPRIHEVQEQR